A single region of the Austwickia chelonae genome encodes:
- a CDS encoding class I SAM-dependent methyltransferase, whose protein sequence is MVEGCAGPVGGCPSEGSPGRDEEVAALVHGVTGAGSRILDAGCGPGGVAAVLAGLGHRVMGVDADLEVLRAAAEKVPQVPFWMSDLAELDVPQAAVAGGFDVVLLADVVPRLQPGSVGAVMGQLRGVCRPGGLIVAGLAADPGTVAEYEGACRAAGLVSQERWSGWSGAAFGPGSRYLVSMHSRPVPQDRVLRSGWWSRLFGPR, encoded by the coding sequence ATGGTCGAGGGTTGTGCGGGTCCGGTCGGCGGGTGCCCGTCGGAGGGTTCTCCGGGTCGGGATGAGGAAGTGGCGGCGTTGGTGCACGGGGTCACCGGTGCGGGGTCAAGGATCCTGGATGCTGGGTGCGGCCCGGGTGGGGTCGCAGCTGTTCTGGCCGGCTTGGGGCATCGGGTGATGGGGGTGGATGCTGATCTGGAGGTGCTACGTGCCGCGGCGGAGAAGGTTCCTCAGGTGCCTTTCTGGATGTCGGATCTGGCCGAGTTGGATGTGCCTCAGGCTGCGGTGGCCGGCGGGTTCGATGTGGTGTTGTTGGCGGATGTGGTGCCTCGACTACAGCCGGGGAGCGTGGGCGCTGTGATGGGTCAGTTGAGGGGGGTCTGTCGTCCGGGTGGGTTGATCGTGGCGGGTCTTGCAGCGGATCCAGGGACGGTGGCCGAGTACGAGGGTGCGTGCCGGGCGGCGGGTTTGGTGTCCCAAGAGCGGTGGTCGGGGTGGTCCGGGGCGGCTTTCGGCCCAGGTTCTCGGTATCTGGTGTCGATGCACAGTCGTCCGGTGCCGCAGGATCGGGTCCTGCGCTCGGGGTGGTGGTCCCGGCTGTTCGGGCCGAGGTGA
- a CDS encoding TetR/AcrR family transcriptional regulator translates to MGESTTRQRIQDSAANLFHQYGYAGVTIRGIAEDAGVSPALVMKLFGSKAALYTISTPQVGEPTTAEVPLDELGHYLVGRVVARARTGEKDPWAQGVFLTWQSPDPRLERDRFLDQVLSHVRAHLPDDLDGRDRADTVACLLIGLALALRPMALRDDLDEPAQQPFIDRYVALVQAVLEGHPPPTPDGTPTS, encoded by the coding sequence ATGGGAGAGAGCACCACACGGCAACGTATCCAGGACAGCGCAGCCAACCTGTTCCATCAATACGGATACGCCGGAGTCACCATCCGAGGCATCGCCGAAGACGCCGGGGTCTCACCAGCCCTGGTCATGAAACTTTTCGGTTCCAAAGCTGCCCTCTACACCATCTCCACCCCACAGGTCGGGGAGCCCACCACCGCTGAAGTACCCCTCGACGAACTCGGCCACTACCTCGTCGGCCGGGTCGTCGCCCGGGCCCGCACCGGAGAGAAGGACCCCTGGGCCCAAGGTGTCTTCCTGACCTGGCAGTCCCCGGACCCTCGCCTGGAACGAGACCGTTTCCTCGACCAGGTGCTCTCCCACGTCAGAGCACACCTACCCGACGACCTCGATGGGCGCGACCGGGCCGACACCGTCGCCTGCCTGCTGATCGGACTGGCACTGGCATTACGTCCCATGGCGCTGCGCGACGACCTCGACGAGCCAGCCCAGCAGCCCTTCATCGACCGCTACGTCGCCCTCGTCCAAGCAGTACTGGAAGGGCACCCGCCCCCCACCCCTGACGGCACCCCCACATCCTGA
- a CDS encoding ribose-phosphate diphosphokinase, with amino-acid sequence MRDVIVFSGSAHEPLARRICSHLGVPLSQVDIKRFSNDCLQAQLLANCRQRDVYIVQPLVPPTQDHLVELLMMVDAARGASASQITAVIPHYAYARSDKKDASRISLGGRLVADMLVTAGVHRVLTMALHAPQVHGFFSVPVDHLTAIGVLADHFHGRSLENHVVVSPDLGNAKQATLFARLLGLPVAAGSKQRVSDEKVVIDSIVGDVAGRRAIVLDDEIATGGSIVELLDRLSDAGCPQASVACTHGLFVGQAVERLTGHPMISEVVTTDTVPRPDSFATLQVRSVSRLFAEAIARIHVGESVSSLFDGVDPAHASPQRQLPLYDDADDATLCTTEG; translated from the coding sequence GTGCGTGACGTCATTGTCTTCTCCGGCTCAGCCCATGAACCTCTGGCACGACGGATCTGCAGCCACCTGGGTGTGCCTTTGTCGCAGGTCGACATCAAGAGATTCAGCAACGACTGTCTTCAGGCCCAGCTGTTGGCGAACTGCCGCCAACGAGACGTGTACATCGTCCAACCGTTGGTGCCGCCCACCCAGGATCATCTCGTCGAACTGTTGATGATGGTGGATGCCGCTCGGGGTGCTTCGGCCTCGCAGATCACCGCGGTGATCCCCCACTATGCGTACGCCCGGTCGGACAAGAAGGACGCCTCCCGGATCTCCTTGGGCGGCCGGCTCGTGGCAGACATGCTGGTCACGGCAGGAGTGCATCGGGTGCTGACCATGGCCCTGCACGCCCCGCAGGTGCATGGTTTCTTCTCGGTCCCGGTGGACCATCTCACCGCGATCGGGGTCCTGGCCGACCATTTCCACGGTCGTTCCTTGGAGAACCATGTCGTGGTCTCCCCCGATCTGGGCAATGCCAAGCAGGCCACGTTGTTCGCCCGGCTGTTAGGTCTGCCGGTGGCTGCCGGGAGCAAGCAGCGGGTCTCCGACGAGAAAGTCGTCATCGATTCGATCGTGGGAGACGTGGCCGGGCGGCGAGCTATCGTCCTGGACGACGAGATCGCCACCGGGGGGTCGATCGTCGAGCTGCTGGACCGGTTGTCCGATGCGGGCTGCCCGCAGGCCTCGGTGGCGTGCACCCACGGCTTGTTCGTCGGGCAAGCCGTGGAACGTTTGACAGGACACCCGATGATTTCCGAAGTGGTGACCACCGATACGGTGCCACGGCCTGATAGTTTCGCCACGCTCCAAGTCCGCTCCGTGTCACGTCTGTTCGCCGAAGCCATCGCCCGTATCCACGTCGGTGAATCTGTGAGCAGCCTGTTCGACGGAGTCGACCCGGCACATGCATCTCCACAACGCCAGCTCCCCCTCTACGACGATGCGGACGACGCGACGTTGTGCACGACGGAAGGATGA
- a CDS encoding DUF3054 domain-containing protein, whose product MEDYAVYEAHSPEATHAPRVPWAGFGVDIVLILLFAAIGRISHAETMSLPGFLITASPFLAGTVAAWAVLVGRGHPRPGSLLGGTIIWISTVAVGMALRALTGLGVQPSFVVVSLLFTGSFLLGWRALGDILVRRYSR is encoded by the coding sequence ATGGAGGACTACGCCGTGTACGAGGCCCACAGCCCCGAGGCGACCCACGCGCCCCGAGTACCGTGGGCGGGTTTCGGGGTGGATATCGTCCTCATCCTGTTGTTCGCCGCGATCGGGCGGATCAGCCATGCCGAGACCATGAGCCTGCCTGGTTTCCTGATCACCGCATCCCCTTTCCTCGCCGGAACGGTCGCGGCCTGGGCCGTCTTGGTCGGCCGGGGTCATCCACGGCCTGGGTCCCTGCTCGGAGGCACCATCATCTGGATCTCCACTGTGGCAGTGGGTATGGCCTTGCGGGCCCTGACCGGGCTGGGCGTCCAGCCCAGCTTCGTGGTGGTCTCCTTGCTGTTCACCGGGTCTTTCCTGCTGGGATGGCGCGCGCTCGGAGACATTCTGGTGCGCCGTTATTCGCGTTGA
- a CDS encoding peptidyl-tRNA hydrolase: protein MNETHPAETAPASPTPRDPDEPWGMQLAVRYDKNDLSSHRAVCEAAAQAVVSLLADERARGEGAWAADVHHWRRGRIRKLVRRARGIRWERAQEIPGVTVDHHGAQVRAFVPMPARPLPKILDDLQVAGTDFPREDDSSIDESAAQVVIALNPAVKLSSGKAAAQCGHAAQLAWERLVLDHESAKLRAWFDQGWRVLVLDAPTPARWSTLEDAPVRVVDAGLTEVDGPTETARAFW from the coding sequence GTGAACGAAACCCACCCCGCCGAGACCGCACCTGCTTCCCCCACACCCCGCGATCCCGACGAACCCTGGGGCATGCAACTGGCCGTGCGCTACGACAAGAACGACCTGTCCAGCCACCGCGCGGTATGCGAAGCAGCAGCCCAGGCCGTGGTCAGCCTCCTCGCTGACGAACGTGCCCGCGGCGAGGGCGCCTGGGCCGCAGACGTACATCATTGGCGACGTGGACGTATCCGAAAACTGGTCCGTCGCGCCCGCGGGATCCGCTGGGAACGCGCCCAGGAAATCCCCGGAGTCACCGTCGACCACCATGGCGCCCAGGTCCGGGCCTTCGTCCCCATGCCGGCCAGGCCGCTCCCCAAGATCCTCGACGACCTCCAGGTCGCCGGAACAGATTTCCCTCGAGAAGACGACAGCTCGATCGACGAATCCGCAGCACAGGTCGTCATCGCCTTGAACCCGGCGGTGAAGCTCAGCAGCGGTAAAGCGGCAGCCCAATGTGGGCATGCCGCCCAACTCGCCTGGGAACGACTCGTCCTGGACCACGAATCAGCGAAACTGCGCGCCTGGTTCGACCAGGGGTGGCGCGTCCTGGTCCTCGACGCCCCTACTCCTGCAAGGTGGTCCACACTCGAAGATGCGCCGGTACGGGTCGTCGACGCCGGGCTGACCGAAGTCGACGGGCCGACGGAGACCGCACGCGCCTTCTGGTGA
- the arc gene encoding proteasome ATPase: MTHSSTGAASPDPDQTSTAGLRTTVTRLSRKNSELAQALGTVRAQLVDLKNQVQALSTPPSTFASVLSTHPDGSVDLVHSGRKMRVTVSPDVQADALTPGTEVRVNEALAVVEVVDDPRAGTVVTVHETLPGGRLVVTVTDTDHRVVLRAAALTESPLRQGDQVLLDLRTGFVHEIIPRAEVQDVLLEEVPDLSYTDIGGLSGQIEQIRDAIELPYLHPELFREHHLRPPKGVLLYGPPGCGKTLIAKAVAASLARQSAAAIGPDEKPTGYFLNIKGPELLNKYVGETERHIRTIFARAREHASSGTPVVIFFDEMDSLFRTRGSGRSSDVETTIVPQLLAEIDGVERLDNVIIIGASNREDMIDPAILRPGRLDAKIHIDRPDHTGAQEIFAKYLTADLPIGHSELAKDDHDPQRTTLRMINTVVDAMYAHTPQNAFLHVTFASGREEILDYADLASGAMIRNIVDRAKRAAVKQVLSGGEKGLTVDLLLDALAAEFAENETLPNTADPDEWMRISGRKAERVTQIIRLKDHHLPTGTSAGTPDGADNGYPGHARHRPVEDVPVTGEYL; the protein is encoded by the coding sequence ATGACCCACAGCTCGACAGGCGCAGCGTCACCCGACCCCGACCAGACCTCCACGGCAGGGCTACGGACGACGGTGACCCGCCTGTCGAGGAAGAACTCCGAGCTCGCACAGGCCTTGGGCACGGTACGCGCCCAACTGGTCGACCTGAAGAACCAGGTCCAAGCGCTCTCCACCCCGCCATCGACCTTCGCCAGCGTGCTCTCCACCCACCCGGACGGCTCGGTCGACCTCGTCCACAGCGGACGCAAGATGCGAGTCACCGTCAGCCCCGACGTCCAGGCCGACGCACTCACCCCCGGCACCGAAGTCCGAGTCAACGAAGCCCTCGCAGTGGTCGAAGTCGTCGACGACCCCCGCGCAGGCACCGTGGTGACCGTCCACGAAACCCTGCCCGGCGGCCGACTCGTGGTCACGGTCACCGACACCGACCACCGGGTCGTGCTCCGCGCCGCAGCCCTGACCGAGAGCCCACTACGCCAAGGCGACCAGGTCCTCCTCGACCTCCGGACCGGCTTCGTCCACGAGATCATCCCCCGCGCCGAAGTCCAAGACGTCCTCCTCGAAGAAGTACCCGACCTGTCCTACACCGACATCGGGGGACTGTCCGGACAGATCGAACAGATCCGAGACGCGATCGAACTGCCCTACCTGCACCCAGAACTCTTCCGAGAACACCACCTCCGCCCCCCGAAAGGCGTCCTGCTGTACGGCCCCCCAGGCTGCGGCAAGACCCTCATCGCCAAAGCCGTGGCCGCATCCCTGGCCCGCCAGAGCGCCGCCGCCATCGGACCCGACGAGAAACCCACCGGCTACTTCCTGAACATCAAAGGCCCCGAACTACTCAACAAATACGTCGGGGAAACCGAAAGACACATCCGCACGATCTTCGCCCGAGCCCGGGAACACGCCTCCAGCGGCACCCCCGTCGTCATCTTCTTCGACGAGATGGACAGCCTGTTCCGCACCCGAGGCTCCGGCCGCTCCAGCGACGTGGAAACCACCATCGTCCCGCAACTCCTCGCCGAGATCGACGGCGTGGAACGCCTCGACAACGTCATCATCATCGGAGCCTCCAACCGGGAAGACATGATCGACCCGGCAATCCTGCGTCCCGGAAGACTCGACGCGAAGATCCACATCGACCGCCCCGACCACACCGGAGCCCAAGAGATCTTCGCGAAATATCTCACCGCCGACCTACCGATCGGCCACAGCGAACTCGCCAAGGACGACCACGACCCCCAACGCACCACCCTCCGGATGATCAACACCGTCGTCGACGCCATGTACGCGCACACCCCCCAGAACGCCTTCCTCCACGTCACCTTCGCCTCCGGACGCGAAGAGATCCTCGACTACGCCGACCTCGCCTCCGGCGCGATGATCCGCAATATCGTCGACCGCGCCAAACGCGCCGCCGTCAAACAGGTCCTCTCCGGAGGAGAAAAAGGACTGACCGTCGACCTGCTCCTGGACGCGCTCGCTGCAGAATTCGCCGAGAACGAAACCTTGCCCAATACCGCCGACCCTGATGAATGGATGCGGATCTCCGGACGCAAAGCAGAACGGGTCACTCAGATCATCAGGCTCAAGGACCACCATCTACCCACCGGGACATCCGCCGGGACCCCGGACGGGGCAGACAACGGATACCCCGGTCACGCTCGTCACCGCCCGGTGGAAGACGTACCGGTGACTGGAGAATATTTGTGA
- a CDS encoding tRNA (adenine-N1)-methyltransferase: protein MSLQPDATPPIPTGATRCRGPFAAGDRVQLTDPKGRMHTITLQTGGQFFTHRGSLAHDDLIGRPDGSTATNTSGVEYLALRPLLSDYVMSMPRGAAVVYPKDAGQIVQMADIFPGAHVVEAGVGSGALSMSLLRAVGDAGRLHSFERRPEFADIARANVESFFGSPHPAWTVTVGDLVEQLPQHIEPGTVDRVVLDMLAPWECLDVVADALVPGGVLICYVATATQLSRVAETARSHGGFTEPAAWESMVRGWHLEGLAVRPEHRMHGHTGFLITTRRLAPGVTPPLRKRRPAKGAYGGDTESSAVTEDTAHASESATSAEEWTPETMGERPLSDKKLRRLARNARETTGTPSDTSTSGQGQV, encoded by the coding sequence ATGAGCCTTCAGCCCGATGCCACGCCGCCGATTCCGACGGGAGCGACTCGTTGTCGCGGCCCCTTCGCCGCGGGGGACCGGGTACAACTGACCGACCCCAAGGGTCGGATGCACACCATCACCCTGCAAACCGGGGGACAGTTCTTCACCCACCGGGGCAGCCTCGCCCATGACGACCTGATCGGCCGCCCCGACGGGTCCACCGCCACGAACACCAGCGGCGTCGAATACCTGGCGTTGCGGCCCCTGCTCTCCGACTACGTCATGTCGATGCCGCGCGGCGCCGCAGTGGTCTACCCCAAGGACGCCGGCCAGATCGTGCAGATGGCGGACATCTTCCCCGGAGCCCACGTCGTCGAGGCCGGAGTAGGCTCCGGAGCCTTGTCCATGTCCTTGCTGCGCGCCGTCGGCGACGCCGGCCGCCTCCACAGCTTCGAACGTCGCCCCGAGTTCGCAGACATCGCCCGCGCCAACGTCGAATCCTTCTTCGGCAGCCCGCACCCGGCCTGGACGGTCACCGTCGGCGATCTGGTCGAGCAGCTGCCCCAGCACATCGAACCGGGCACCGTCGACCGTGTCGTCCTGGACATGCTGGCCCCGTGGGAATGCTTGGACGTCGTCGCCGACGCACTCGTGCCCGGGGGAGTGCTCATCTGCTACGTGGCCACCGCGACCCAGCTGTCCCGCGTCGCTGAGACCGCCCGTTCGCACGGCGGGTTCACCGAACCGGCCGCTTGGGAATCGATGGTCCGGGGGTGGCACCTCGAGGGCCTCGCGGTCCGCCCGGAGCACCGCATGCACGGACACACCGGCTTCCTGATCACCACCCGACGCCTTGCCCCAGGAGTGACCCCGCCGCTTCGTAAGCGTCGCCCGGCCAAAGGAGCCTATGGTGGAGACACCGAGAGCTCTGCAGTGACCGAGGACACCGCGCACGCAAGCGAATCCGCCACGTCCGCCGAGGAATGGACGCCCGAGACGATGGGCGAACGCCCCCTGTCCGACAAGAAACTGCGGCGACTCGCCCGGAACGCCCGCGAAACCACGGGCACACCCTCCGACACGTCAACGTCAGGTCAAGGACAGGTATGA
- a CDS encoding M50 family metallopeptidase, with protein sequence MSTSPETNGGPGTLDEPTATHRLRLGAVGGVPVYLSTSWFIITAAVVLVFGPDVDRVLPGIGAATAYLVALAYALLLAISVLCHEAAHALAAGRCGYNVEQIVVNLWGGHTTYTTAQPSPRGSALVAISGPAANALLAAGGWALLPLLPPGIPLLLGYAWTFSNAFVALFNMLPGLPLDGGFLVDAAIWRYTGRRSAGLITAGWAGRAVTALAVLWLVARPLISGEDVNLWNVAWLAFIGAFLWAGASSSIVTGKALAAAERVALTDVVRPVALVGMGEPAAAVPERVGASPGGYAVPVLLGTDGTPAGLVDPEAFSRLSPEETATVPAGALLLAQPAGWLARYDADQNGRVAAFLPALVSSPYGVIVLQDANGRCVGVLTSGDVEQAVSEPAENGT encoded by the coding sequence ATGTCCACCAGCCCCGAGACGAACGGCGGCCCGGGAACCCTCGATGAACCCACCGCCACCCACCGACTCCGCCTGGGCGCCGTCGGCGGAGTCCCGGTCTACCTCTCCACCAGCTGGTTCATCATCACCGCAGCCGTCGTCCTCGTCTTCGGACCAGACGTCGACCGAGTCCTCCCCGGCATCGGCGCCGCCACCGCCTACCTGGTCGCCCTCGCCTACGCTCTCCTCCTCGCGATCAGCGTCCTCTGCCACGAAGCAGCACACGCTCTCGCCGCAGGCCGGTGCGGATACAACGTCGAGCAGATCGTGGTCAACCTCTGGGGTGGACACACCACCTATACCACCGCCCAACCCTCCCCACGGGGCAGCGCACTCGTCGCCATCAGCGGACCAGCCGCCAACGCCCTCCTCGCCGCAGGAGGATGGGCGCTCCTCCCACTTCTCCCACCCGGGATCCCACTCCTCCTCGGCTACGCCTGGACCTTCTCCAACGCCTTCGTCGCCCTGTTCAACATGCTCCCCGGGCTCCCACTCGACGGAGGTTTCCTCGTCGACGCCGCAATATGGCGATACACCGGCCGCCGCAGCGCAGGGCTCATCACCGCAGGATGGGCCGGCCGCGCAGTCACCGCACTCGCGGTCCTCTGGCTGGTGGCCCGCCCCCTGATCTCCGGAGAAGACGTCAACCTGTGGAATGTGGCCTGGCTGGCCTTCATCGGCGCCTTCCTCTGGGCCGGAGCCTCCTCCTCGATCGTCACAGGAAAAGCACTCGCAGCTGCGGAGAGGGTCGCTCTGACCGACGTGGTCCGTCCGGTAGCCCTGGTCGGGATGGGGGAACCGGCCGCGGCCGTTCCCGAGCGGGTGGGCGCGAGTCCCGGAGGATATGCCGTGCCGGTTCTCCTGGGAACCGACGGGACCCCTGCCGGGCTCGTCGACCCTGAAGCCTTCAGCCGACTCTCACCGGAAGAGACGGCCACCGTCCCGGCCGGTGCGCTGCTGCTCGCACAACCTGCAGGGTGGCTGGCCCGCTATGACGCCGACCAGAACGGTCGTGTCGCGGCTTTCCTGCCCGCGCTGGTCTCCTCCCCGTACGGAGTGATCGTGTTGCAGGATGCGAACGGGCGATGCGTGGGGGTGCTGACCTCTGGTGACGTCGAGCAGGCCGTGTCCGAACCTGCCGAAAACGGCACCTAG
- a CDS encoding RecB family exonuclease yields the protein MPVALSPSRASDFMQCPLLYRFRAIDKLPEAPSAAAARGTLVHAVLERLFDLPASRRTVEEACGLLPGEWTRLVAERPELGILVDAGAESADGPVAGVSEQVWFDTARVLVERWFTLEDPSRLEPAERELYVEADLDGLVLRGYVDRLDVAPDGRMRVVDYKTGRSPSPLFEGKALFQMKFYALVLWRMYGRLPTLLQLVYLGNGEIVRYEPREEDLRAVERKVKALCVAIDRAAEIGDFRPNPSRLCDWCDHRALCPAWGGTPPPFPSR from the coding sequence ATGCCTGTAGCTCTGTCTCCGAGTCGCGCGAGCGACTTCATGCAGTGTCCCTTGTTGTACCGATTTCGGGCCATTGACAAGTTGCCGGAGGCGCCGTCGGCTGCGGCGGCTCGGGGGACGCTGGTGCATGCGGTCCTGGAGCGGCTTTTCGATCTACCGGCGTCACGTCGGACGGTGGAGGAGGCCTGTGGTCTGCTTCCTGGCGAGTGGACGCGTCTGGTCGCCGAGCGGCCTGAGCTCGGGATCTTGGTCGATGCTGGTGCGGAGTCCGCGGACGGTCCGGTGGCGGGGGTGTCCGAGCAGGTCTGGTTCGATACGGCTCGGGTGTTGGTCGAGCGGTGGTTCACGTTGGAAGATCCGTCGCGGCTCGAGCCTGCGGAACGTGAGCTGTACGTGGAGGCAGACCTGGACGGGCTCGTCCTGCGCGGGTACGTCGACCGGTTGGATGTTGCGCCGGACGGGCGGATGCGGGTGGTCGATTACAAGACGGGCCGGTCCCCCAGCCCGCTTTTCGAGGGCAAGGCGCTCTTTCAGATGAAGTTCTACGCCTTGGTGTTATGGCGTATGTACGGCCGGTTGCCGACGTTGTTGCAGTTGGTCTACCTGGGAAATGGGGAGATCGTGCGTTATGAGCCCAGGGAGGAGGATCTGCGCGCGGTGGAACGGAAGGTGAAGGCGTTGTGCGTCGCCATCGACCGGGCGGCCGAGATCGGTGACTTCCGGCCGAACCCGAGTCGACTGTGCGACTGGTGTGATCATCGGGCGTTGTGCCCGGCGTGGGGTGGCACGCCTCCTCCGTTCCCTTCGCGGTGA
- a CDS encoding HAD family hydrolase — translation MNSTNDPAPGLPTAVLWDFDGTVMHTEPYWYEEERCLVEEYGGTWTMDDALTLVGKALPDSAALLRAHSPVTLSVPQIVDRLQNGVVERIRGHVPWRPGARELLNELHDAQIPQALVTMSWRPVLDVVLGELPPGIFPAIVTGDSVTRGKPHPEPYLTALDMLGVPTTAKLACVAIEDSITGSTSAAAAGVPTLVTPSVEEVPDRPGLVVLDSLAGVRATDLLALAGPAARAHREGNGGGVPPHAGHNAR, via the coding sequence ATGAACAGTACGAACGACCCCGCACCGGGCCTCCCGACCGCGGTCCTCTGGGACTTCGACGGAACGGTGATGCACACCGAACCGTACTGGTACGAGGAAGAACGCTGCCTCGTCGAAGAATACGGCGGCACCTGGACCATGGACGACGCGCTCACCCTCGTCGGCAAAGCCCTCCCCGACTCCGCAGCCCTCCTGCGCGCGCACTCGCCGGTCACCCTGTCCGTACCGCAGATCGTGGACAGGCTCCAGAACGGCGTCGTCGAACGTATCAGAGGCCACGTCCCTTGGCGCCCTGGAGCCCGCGAACTGCTGAACGAACTCCACGACGCCCAGATCCCGCAAGCCCTGGTGACCATGTCCTGGCGGCCCGTCCTCGACGTCGTCCTGGGCGAACTCCCACCGGGGATCTTCCCGGCGATCGTCACCGGTGACAGTGTCACCCGAGGGAAACCCCACCCTGAGCCCTATCTGACGGCATTGGACATGCTGGGCGTCCCCACCACCGCAAAACTGGCCTGCGTCGCCATCGAAGACTCGATCACCGGCTCGACCTCTGCCGCCGCCGCAGGCGTCCCCACTCTCGTCACCCCCTCCGTCGAAGAAGTGCCGGACCGCCCCGGCCTGGTCGTCCTGGACTCCCTCGCCGGGGTACGAGCCACCGACCTCCTGGCCTTGGCCGGCCCCGCGGCCCGAGCTCACCGCGAAGGGAACGGAGGAGGCGTGCCACCCCACGCCGGGCACAACGCCCGATGA